A DNA window from Bacteroidetes bacterium SB0662_bin_6 contains the following coding sequences:
- a CDS encoding phosphoenolpyruvate hydrolase family protein, with protein MITHRLTTEHILARLQAKVAQRIPVMIASAGSGLVAKLLESAGVDCINTFSGARLRANGMGTMSMMWPILDSNKQTLDYTREDIMPALQGDAFVCACLNANDPLKDMRMVLNECKAMGVQSVSNIGPSISYVDHDSEIYRVMTSAGITYRNEIEMLKLAREEMDMVTIGLAFTMEDALAMCEQAKPHIFCYHAGTTKGGLKGYDSGLTIEETAEQTEEAYQAVRKVHPEVILVAHGAAMENPVDAQYMLDHTSGHGFWTGSSTERLPIERAVSAAAREFAALRFTNPAG; from the coding sequence ATGATCACTCATCGTCTTACCACAGAACATATTCTCGCCCGCCTGCAAGCCAAGGTGGCACAGCGCATTCCCGTAATGATCGCCAGTGCGGGCAGCGGTCTGGTCGCTAAACTGCTGGAATCCGCCGGCGTCGATTGTATCAATACGTTTTCCGGGGCGCGATTGCGCGCCAACGGCATGGGCACCATGTCGATGATGTGGCCTATCCTCGATTCGAACAAACAAACGCTGGACTACACCCGGGAAGACATCATGCCTGCGCTGCAGGGCGATGCGTTCGTCTGCGCCTGCCTGAATGCAAACGATCCCCTCAAGGATATGCGGATGGTGTTAAACGAGTGCAAGGCCATGGGCGTGCAGTCGGTTTCGAATATCGGCCCCTCCATCAGCTATGTGGATCACGACAGTGAGATATACCGGGTAATGACCAGCGCCGGCATCACCTATCGGAATGAAATCGAGATGCTGAAACTGGCCAGAGAAGAAATGGACATGGTGACCATCGGTCTGGCGTTCACCATGGAAGATGCGCTGGCCATGTGCGAGCAGGCCAAACCGCATATTTTTTGCTATCATGCGGGCACGACGAAAGGGGGGCTTAAGGGATATGACAGCGGATTAACCATCGAGGAGACCGCCGAACAAACCGAAGAAGCCTATCAGGCTGTGCGCAAGGTTCATCCCGAGGTCATCCTCGTTGCGCACGGCGCAGCCATGGAAAATCCGGTCGATGCGCAATACATGCTGGACCACACGTCCGGCCATGGTTTCTGGACCGGCTCCTCCACGGAACGCCTCCCCATAGAACGCGCCGTATCGGCGGCGGCCCGGGAATTCGCCGCCCTGCGCTTCACGAACCCTGCCGGGTAA